Proteins found in one Pelmatolapia mariae isolate MD_Pm_ZW linkage group LG7, Pm_UMD_F_2, whole genome shotgun sequence genomic segment:
- the LOC134631831 gene encoding beta-1,3-galactosyl-O-glycosyl-glycoprotein beta-1,6-N-acetylglucosaminyltransferase 3-like → MTGGKECEIEGLLSSRKKKNIFSEDFYINATVNCQAYIEKRGFITVPLSEEEKDFPIAYSMVIHDKIEMFERLLRAVYAPQNIYCVHVDQKSSATFKKAVAAIVSCFPNVFVASKLERVVYASWFRVQADLNCMKDLLNTHINWGYLLNTCGTDFPIKTNREMVTALKFLNGRNSMESEATPRRKKGRWQYHHKVTNKVIGTYVWKSDPPISIPMFSGNAYFVVTRAFVEHVMEDREVQKFLEWEKDTYSPDEHFWATLQRMPSVPGSMPQNGKYDMSDMLSLARAVKWSYSAGDMNKGAPYYPCTGVYRRSVCVYGVGDLPWLLKQHHLFANKFDPEVDDVAIRCLESILRFKALGQRSPTPGPRTGTDP, encoded by the coding sequence ATGACTGGAGGCAAGGAATGTGAAATAGAAGGGCTTCTGTCATCCAGGAAAAAGAAGAATATTTTTTCTGAGGACTTCTACATTAATGCAACAGTGAACTGTCAAGCTTACATTGAAAAAAGAGGTTTCATCACAGTTCCTCTCAGTGAGGAAGAGAAAGATTTCCCCATTGCATACTCCATGGTGATCCATGACAAGATTGAGATGTTTGAGCGGCTTCTACGAGCTGTTTATGCTCCTCAGAACATCTACTGTGTACACGTGGACCAGAAATCCTCTGCAACATTCAAGAAGGCTGTGGCTGCGATTGTTTCATGCTTTCCCAATGTGTTTGTAGCCAGTAAATTAGAAAGAGTGGTATATGCCTCGTGGTTCAGAGTACAGGCAGATCTGAATTGCATGAAAGATCTGCTAAATACTCACATCAACTGGGGGTACCTGCTTAACACCTGTGGGACAGACTTCCCcatcaaaacaaacagagagatGGTGACGGCACTGAAGTTTCTCAATGGGAGGAACAGTATGGAGTCTGAGGCCACTCCTAGACGCAAGAAAGGTCGTTGGCAGTATCACCACAAAGTCACCAACAAAGTTATCGGCACATATGTCTGGAAAAGTGACCCACCAATCAGCATCCCCATGTTCTCAGGAAATGCCTACTTTGTGGTCACAAGAGCGTTTGTGGAACATGTGATGGAGGACAGAGAGGTTCAGAAGTTTCTGGAGTGGGAGAAGGACACATACAGCCCTGATGAGCACTTCTGGGCCACCCTGCAGAGGATGCCCTCTGTTCCTGGGTCAATGCCCCAAAATGGGAAGTATGACATGTCAGACATGCTATCTTTGGCTCGGGCAGTGAAGTGGTCGTATTCAGCAGGAGATATGAATAAGGGAGCCCCATATTACCCATGCACTGGTGTTTACAGAAgatctgtttgtgtgtatggaGTTGGTGACCTCCCATGGCTCCTGAAACAACACCACCTGTTTGCAAATAAGTTTGATCCAGAGGTTGATGATGTTGCCATAAGGTGTCTGGAATCAATCTTGCGTTTCAAAGCTTTaggccagcggtccccaacccccgggcctcggaccggtaccgatccgtga